Proteins encoded within one genomic window of Paraglaciecola psychrophila 170:
- a CDS encoding pyridoxal-phosphate-dependent aminotransferase family protein: MSLSFSSFIPPTRVLMGPGPSDVYPQVLKALARPTIGHLDPKFVDLMDEVKQLLQYAFQTNNALTMPISAPGSAGMESVFVNLVEPGDKVIVCQNGVFGGRMQQNVQRCGGQAIMVQDEWGKPIDLNKLREALQANSDVKAVAFVHAETSTGVLNDAKALCQLAKEFDCLTIVDAVTSLGGSELKVDDWQIDAIYSGTQKCLSCVPGLSPVSFSELAIAVIKQRKHPVQSWFLDMDLVMGYWGKGAKRAYHHTAPVNSIYALHESLLILQQEELQPTHARHLKNHLSLKAGLEKLGLEFVVDQDYRLPQLNMVRIPEGVDDADVRNRLLGEFNLEIGAGLGALAGKVWRIGLMGCGSSQKNVDYCVASLNTVLN; the protein is encoded by the coding sequence ATGTCTCTATCATTTTCATCTTTTATACCTCCAACCCGAGTTCTTATGGGGCCAGGCCCTTCGGACGTATATCCTCAAGTTCTCAAAGCTTTAGCTAGGCCTACAATCGGCCATTTAGATCCAAAGTTTGTGGACCTAATGGATGAAGTAAAGCAGTTATTACAATACGCATTTCAAACTAACAACGCCTTAACTATGCCTATTTCGGCGCCAGGTTCAGCAGGTATGGAGTCTGTTTTTGTTAATTTAGTTGAGCCAGGCGATAAAGTAATTGTGTGTCAAAATGGTGTCTTTGGCGGACGTATGCAGCAAAATGTACAGCGTTGCGGTGGTCAAGCCATCATGGTGCAAGATGAGTGGGGTAAACCTATAGATCTGAATAAATTAAGAGAAGCATTGCAAGCTAACAGTGATGTTAAAGCCGTGGCTTTTGTTCATGCTGAAACTTCAACTGGTGTGTTGAATGATGCCAAGGCATTATGCCAACTAGCCAAAGAGTTTGATTGTTTAACCATAGTTGATGCTGTGACATCCCTAGGCGGCAGCGAGTTAAAAGTTGATGATTGGCAGATTGATGCGATTTATTCGGGAACCCAAAAATGTCTTTCTTGCGTTCCTGGTTTATCTCCTGTTTCTTTTAGTGAACTGGCTATCGCAGTTATTAAACAACGTAAACATCCCGTGCAAAGCTGGTTCTTAGATATGGATTTAGTAATGGGTTACTGGGGTAAGGGGGCTAAGCGTGCTTACCATCACACCGCCCCAGTTAATAGCATATATGCATTACACGAATCGCTGTTAATATTGCAACAAGAAGAACTACAACCGACTCATGCGAGACACCTTAAAAACCACCTTAGCTTAAAAGCAGGCTTAGAAAAATTAGGGTTAGAATTTGTTGTTGATCAAGATTATCGTCTTCCTCAATTGAACATGGTGCGTATTCCAGAAGGTGTCGATGATGCTGATGTTCGCAATAGATTACTGGGTGAGTTCAATTTAGAAATTGGTGCTGGCTTAGGTGCATTGGCTGGTAAAGTATGGAGGATCGGTTTAATGGGCTGTGGTTCAAGTCAAAAGAATGTTGATTATTGTGTAGCTAGTTTAAACACAGTACTTAACTAA